The window GACTGTGTATGGGGCAGCTGGGGAAGTATCAAAGATGAGCCAAGCTCATTTAGAAATGGATGACAACATTAATCAAAACAGAGATGTTGAGATCAAATGGTGAAAAGACAGTTAACTATCTTCCAGAAGCATTCAGACCAGCAAGGAGACAGACgtataaataaataacttcagtGTAATATCATATAGAAAACATGTTTAAGAAATAGTCAGTGATTTGGGGAAAAAGCCAcctaggtttgtttgtttgaatctGGGAAGTCATAACATCAAAGGTATTATTTAAGTTAAGTCTTGAGATCTGCTAAATTGACAGATAAGCTGAAAGAAGGTGTTTCAATAAAGAAAGCAGTAGCATGTGAGGTAATGGTGAAATATCCAAATGCAAACATCTAGCTTTGGTTAAATCAGGAGGGAGAGCTCCATTCAGGAATCATCTGAGCAGTGGTGATACTTGAAGCCAAGATATTCTAAAGTAGAATATCTTGAAGAAAGACTTTAAGGCATAGAAGGAAGAAGATGCCAGTGAAGGACCTGAagaaataggaaggaaggaagaatattAAAATGTAGAAGGCCAGGAAAGCAGGGCTGTGAATAGCCAAGTGGTATTCACTGACAGAGAGATGAAACCACTTTGTGATATATGTCTTTCCAGTCTTTAGTCTGTGTTTTTATTGTtactgtttaaaattatttcatagtaTATGTTTTATGTCCTGCCTTTTCAATAAGTGAATGAGCTGCAATTTATTTACTCATTGCTTTGGGGCATCTGGGTTTTCCCTTCCACTCTAAGGAAGCAAATCAGCTTGTAAAGGATTCTGGGGAATGAGTTATGAGAAAATGGATGCAagtgtaaaataaacataaaatactgAATTCAGAAAGTTAGCAGTGGGTTTAGTAAACTGAAACAAAGATGAattattcatctttgttttctgGACACCTAGATCAGTGACTGAGATTGAATgcatgaagagagaaagaaatgaaatttaaaagtagaGTTTGGAATCATGCATGATCAatgcaatagttttttttaatagtaatgaACATTTATGTTTCTTAGGATACACAGTACTAATTGTTTAGCCTTGGAAAATAGGAGGGATACCTTTTCTTGAGGCTGAGGGCAAGAAGGCATGGCTTTTGTACAGCTGCTTTCAagataagaaagaacaaaacccaGGACCTGATTAGACTCACTCAGTATAGTAGTAGATGAGTCATCTGCTGAGAGTGGAGATAATGAGGTGTAATTACAGCTTGAAGAGAGTGAAAGCAAAATTTTACATGTTTCTTTTGAAGAAGAAGATGTACAAGCAACAGGAAGTAAATAAAAGAATTGTCAGGTAGCAGCGACGACCTAGCTGGAAGCTGATAGGATGGTTATGGTGCGCAGGAGTGGTTCGGAGTGGAGCATGTACTTATTCCTGTTTCAAGAATAGTAGTCCCTCGATCATAAGAATTTGGATGGAAGACGGATTTTTTTCACAGAATACATTTAAGTTTTTGTAAACTCCTAGAACTTCAGAGCTGGAAGAGGAGATATATTTAAGTTCAATTCTTGAtattaataaaaaacaatagaaattttaatGTACATGTATAACATCGCAAAATGAAGAATAAGCATTTGTTATGAGCATTGTTTcataaagcataaaaatataaacctCATACTCCCATTTTTACAGTAAGAGGTAACTCACCTTCATTGATGAAAGTTACCGGTGGTATCTTGAAAGGGCTTTTGGTGGGAGAAGTTGCCAGATCAGGTAGTGGCATTAAATCTCTGGGATAACCTGGATCCCTCTGAATCTCGTTACCTCCCAGCAGACCAGGAGTATACTGATGGCTGTTAGGAATATGTTGTGGCACCACCTGGACAAGTGGGGGAGACACATGGGTGTCTTGTCGGGAAAATATCCTCAAGCACTGTTCTTCCAACAAAGTGATCATCACAGATTGGTTATTGACAAGATCAGTCAAGGAAGCGTATTTCACCTCTAGTTCCCTGTATCTTGTTGCCATCTTCAACATTTCTGTGGTGACATTGAggattttgttttccagttgggAAAGTTCAAGTGAATTATCCCTCTTACGGATAATCTCATGTAATAGTTGCATGTAGAGTTGAGTAACACGAGAATTCATGTTACGGCTTTCCTTTCTCAGCAGCTTTACCTCATTCACAATGTTTCCATCTACATCCACCACCAGTTGCAGAACATCTATCTCCCGCTTCTGCCTGGAGAGCACATCCTTCAGGTTTTCAAGGTCCATCCTGGTGATCATGTCTTTAATGGTACTTGCATCTTGCCCCTTGGTGTTGACACAGATTGGCCCTGTTATTCTTTGTTCAGGTACCAGGAATGTGTATGcacatttctttgtttcctctttaCCATCTGTGGCACGAGGGTATCTTctctggtttatttttttaatttttaactgtcCACCTCTGCAATGTCCAGCGTCCACTAGTAGGAAGAATAGCACACCTAGGGTCCAGGTAAAAGCCTTCATTTTGAAATGAGGTTGTAAAATGAtgtcttttgaaaaacaaatcagtgaaggggaaaaagcaaaaagaattcaTATTAATCTATGTTAAAGTCAGTAATATTAAAAACTATCTGAgggaaaaactgaatatttatTGGTGTTAATAGATTAGGCTAGAATTAActattaatttcttaaatttaatatTAAGTTGTAATACTTTGGCATTTGTTTAAAGATTAGGTTTCAGAGAATAACTCTTCCAGCTACCACCTTTTTGTAATCCTTTTTGTTACCCAGTTTATTGAGCAGATTTTGGTCAGTGTCCACGCTGTGCAAAGGTACACTGTTAGTGCTGTTGAGGCTTTTGAGACCCTGATAAGATAGCTTTCTTACCTTTAAAAAGCTCACTCTTAAGACTATGAAAATGGTACACAGTGTTTGTAAGGCATTAATTAAAACATTCTTGCCTAACTAGTATTAAAATTACTAGGTGACTTTACTAGCCAATGTTTTAGATTCATACCATACAATTCCAATTAAATTGAACTTCTGTAATAAGTTATGTCGTCTTcattaaaatgttcaataaagTTAAAGATTTTAGGCAAATCTAAACCCAGATAG of the Symphalangus syndactylus isolate Jambi chromosome 12, NHGRI_mSymSyn1-v2.1_pri, whole genome shotgun sequence genome contains:
- the ANGPTL1 gene encoding angiopoietin-related protein 1, with amino-acid sequence MKAFTWTLGVLFFLLVDAGHCRGGQLKIKKINQRRYPRATDGKEETKKCAYTFLVPEQRITGPICVNTKGQDASTIKDMITRMDLENLKDVLSRQKREIDVLQLVVDVDGNIVNEVKLLRKESRNMNSRVTQLYMQLLHEIIRKRDNSLELSQLENKILNVTTEMLKMATRYRELEVKYASLTDLVNNQSVMITLLEEQCLRIFSRQDTHVSPPLVQVVPQHIPNSHQYTPGLLGGNEIQRDPGYPRDLMPLPDLATSPTKSPFKIPPVTFINEGPFKDCQQAKEAGHSVSGIYMIKPENSNGPMQLWCENTLDPGGWTVIQKRTDGSVNFFRNWENYKKGFGNIDGEYWLGLENIYMLSNQDNYKLLIELEDWSDKKVYAEYSSFRLEPESEFYRLRLGTYQGNAGDSMMWHNGKQFTTLDRDKDMYAGNCAHFHKGGWWYNACAHSNLNGVWYRGGHYRSKHQDGIFWAEYRGGSYSLRAVQMMIKPID